One segment of Raphanus sativus cultivar WK10039 unplaced genomic scaffold, ASM80110v3 Scaffold2619, whole genome shotgun sequence DNA contains the following:
- the LOC108806426 gene encoding ubiquitin-like-specific protease 1A has protein sequence MCLASAVVTTHTYSAALTSCSNSSSKAMAPGNHHRYYYPEVKSPLPRQLHAPSPVRKFGLSALPKQSRSSLERKTLDLPPLAYTEVIDVDEVDYVEVISSSDDDEVEIVENLESSEKEESSLDDANPKNGSFTMAVDDSQAEAVTDVCSFEAYRKTLKSAENRTSKLKARGFGDVLRERCRGLLRTLRSLFRQDQEEPLDVRGEPFRSLSEEDLTAVKQAFSANVQNILVTHESSNIDISVEKLRCLKPGQWLNDEVINLYLVLLKEREAREPKKFIKCHFFNTFFFTKLVHSGTGYNYGAVRRWTSMKKLGYHLIDCDKIFIPIHMNIHWTLAVINIKERKLQYLDSFKGREPRILDALARYFADEVKDKNKVDVDVSQWRQEFVQDLPEQRNGFDCGMFMLKYMDFYCRGLDLCFTQEHMPYFRVRTAKEILQLRAE, from the exons ATGTGTTTGGCTTCAGCAGTAGTCACTACACACACCTATAGCGCCGCTTTAACTTCTTGTTCAAACTCCAGTTCTAAGGCCATGGCTCCAGGAAACCACCACCGTTATTATTACCCAGAAGTGAAATCTCCTCTGCCGAGACAACTCCACGCTCCTTCCCCTGTCCGCAAGTTCGGCCTCTCCGCTTTGCCGAAACAGAGTCGTAGCAGCTTAGAAAGGAAGACACTTGATTTGCCTCCTTTGGCCTATACAGAAGTGATTGATGTTGACGAGGTTGATTACGTGGAGGTTATATCCTCCTCCGACGACGACGAGGTTGAGATTGTTGAGAACCTTGAGAGTAGTGAAAAGGAAGAGTCTTCTTTAGACGATGCCAATCCGAAAAACGGGAGCTTTACTATGGCGGTTGATGATTCTCAAGCTGAAGCTGTGACTGATGTCTGCAGTTTCGAAGCGTATAGAAAGACACTCAAGAGTGCCGAGAACCGGACTTCCAAACTGAAAGCCAGAGGCTTTGGCGATGTTCTGAGAGAAAGGTGTCGTGGTTTGTTGCGAACCTTGCGTTCCTTGTTCAGACAAGATCAAGAAGAACCATTAGATGTACGAGGTGAACCGTTTCGATCTCTATCCGAGGAAGATTTGACAGCAGTCAAGCAAGCATTCTCAGCTAATGTTCA gaacatcttggttacacaTGAGAGTTCAAACATTGACATTAGTGTGGAGAAACTGAGGTGTCTTAAACCAGGTCAATGGTTGAACGATGAG GTGATTAATTTGTATCTAGTATTGCTGAAAGAAAGGGAAGCTAGAGAGCCAAAGAAGTTTATCAAATGTCATTTTTTCAATACATTTTTCTTCACCAAG TTAGTTCATTCGGGGACTGGATACAACTATGGTGCAGTCAGAAGATGGACTTCAATGAAGAAGTTGGGCTACCATCTCATAGATTGTGACAAG ATATTTATCCCTATACATATGAACATCCACTGGACATTGGCTGTTATTAACATAAAGGAACGAAAACTCCAGTATCTTGATTCGTTCAAAGGAAGAGAGCCTAGAATCCTTGATGCGCTG GCTAGATACTTTGCGGATGAAGTAAAGGATAAGAATAAAGTGGACGTTGATGTAAGTCAATGGAGACAAGAGTTTGTGCAGGACCTTCCTGAGCAAAGAAATGG ATTTGATTGTGGAATGTTTATGCTGAAATACATGGACTTTTACTGCAGAGGTCTGGATCTTTGTTTCACTCAG GAGCATATGCCATACTTTCGGGTTAGGACAGCAAAGGAGATTCTGCAACTGAGAGCTGAGTGA